A genome region from endosymbiont of Acanthamoeba sp. UWC8 includes the following:
- a CDS encoding Do family serine endopeptidase, which translates to MMRYIAFIFIIVLSVGEIAAAAQPPASFADIVEKAIPAVVNISTTQKIDMRNKSFSLNDLPENPQDLFEFFEPDPNSRKTRKIRSLGSGFIIDPQGYIVTNYHNIADADEIEVMLGDESPERYKAKVLGKDPKTDLALLKINTKDPLPFVKFGNSNESKVGDYVIAIGNPFGLGGTVTAGIISAKARYLNGSQYDDLIQTDASINRGNSGGPMFNMKGEVIGVNTLILSTTGGNIGIGFAMPSAIVEPIIDQLRNKGEISRGWLGVLIQPVDEYVAKSMGLQKIKGALVAEVVKDSPADKAGVRVGDIISRFDGKEVKNIHKLPRMVSETPINKHVSIQVFRNGKYEVLNTIIEKPTSDPLGEEAEDSEAKQGNTEKIGQVMLGIRVADLNNALRNKFKIEPALSGIIVLGINRNSPAIESGISAGDLIQQVGNKKITTIKDFENEINNIKSLGHKKAMILINKGNGTRFILIDLE; encoded by the coding sequence ATGATGAGATATATTGCGTTTATATTTATAATAGTTTTAAGTGTAGGAGAAATTGCTGCGGCTGCGCAGCCGCCTGCTTCTTTTGCCGATATCGTTGAAAAGGCAATACCCGCGGTTGTAAATATCTCCACAACCCAAAAAATTGATATGAGAAATAAAAGTTTTTCTTTAAACGACCTTCCTGAAAATCCGCAGGATTTATTCGAATTTTTCGAACCTGATCCTAATTCGCGTAAAACTAGAAAAATAAGGTCTTTAGGATCCGGTTTTATCATTGATCCGCAAGGTTATATTGTAACCAATTATCATAATATAGCAGATGCTGATGAAATTGAAGTGATGCTGGGTGATGAAAGTCCTGAAAGATATAAAGCTAAGGTTTTGGGCAAGGATCCAAAAACAGATTTAGCTTTACTTAAAATTAATACTAAAGACCCTCTTCCGTTTGTAAAATTCGGTAATTCGAATGAATCAAAAGTCGGGGATTATGTTATAGCAATCGGTAATCCTTTCGGGCTGGGAGGGACTGTTACAGCAGGTATCATTTCAGCTAAAGCAAGATATTTAAACGGTTCACAATATGACGATCTTATTCAAACCGACGCCTCAATAAACCGAGGTAACTCGGGTGGGCCTATGTTTAATATGAAAGGTGAAGTAATCGGGGTTAATACTCTTATCCTTTCTACAACAGGGGGTAATATAGGGATTGGCTTTGCTATGCCTTCTGCAATTGTTGAGCCGATAATTGATCAATTAAGAAATAAAGGTGAAATAAGCCGCGGTTGGCTTGGGGTTTTAATCCAACCAGTCGATGAATATGTTGCGAAATCAATGGGGTTACAAAAAATTAAAGGAGCATTGGTTGCTGAAGTTGTTAAGGATAGCCCCGCAGACAAAGCCGGGGTTAGAGTCGGAGATATTATTTCCAGATTTGACGGTAAAGAAGTGAAGAATATACATAAATTACCTAGAATGGTTTCAGAGACTCCTATTAATAAGCATGTTAGTATACAGGTATTTAGAAACGGTAAATATGAAGTACTTAACACTATTATTGAAAAGCCTACAAGTGATCCGCTAGGTGAGGAAGCTGAAGATTCGGAAGCCAAGCAAGGAAATACGGAGAAAATCGGTCAGGTTATGCTCGGAATAAGAGTTGCCGACTTAAACAACGCTTTGAGGAACAAGTTTAAAATCGAGCCTGCTTTGAGTGGAATCATAGTTTTAGGGATTAATCGTAATTCCCCTGCAATCGAAAGTGGGATTAGTGCTGGAGATCTTATTCAACAGGTTGGTAATAAGAAGATTACTACTATCAAAGATTTTGAAAATGAAATAAATAATATTAAGTCTTTAGGCCACAAAAAAGCAATGATATTAATTAATAAAGGCAATGGAACCAGATTTATCTTAATTGACTTAGAGTGA
- a CDS encoding glycosyltransferase family 4 protein — protein MENIPRVLQVLPNLISGGVERGTLEIASALIKNNYQAFVCSWGGGRMINDLKHMGAKHIILPVHSKNPLNIILNIFRLKKVIKENAINIVHARSRAPAWSCYFACKLTGAKFVTTFHGTYNADNYIKKYYNSIMLKGDKVIAISKFIYNHILKTYNILNDKLIIINRGVDQAYFSPSLVNEQRLFSLKQNLKLSNNFFKNKKIIIMPARFTRWKGHLYLLKIFKLLQEENFLCLMVGASESRHKEYLKEVRLCISKYGLKDKVIITGEVKDMPALYMLADFVISASLKPEAFGRTIIEAQSMGKIIIATKEGGATEESIVDKSTGFHIPSDNEKEASKVVLSALKLSQDKYNEITSKALNNVKKNFTLQTMCNKTLEVYQALLAKQ, from the coding sequence ATGGAGAACATTCCCAGGGTGCTACAAGTTTTACCGAATCTTATTTCAGGGGGAGTAGAGCGCGGCACCTTGGAAATAGCAAGTGCCTTAATTAAGAATAATTACCAAGCTTTTGTCTGCTCATGGGGTGGAGGAAGGATGATAAATGACTTAAAGCACATGGGAGCTAAGCATATAATTTTACCTGTTCATAGTAAAAATCCGCTTAATATAATATTAAATATTTTTAGACTTAAAAAAGTTATTAAGGAAAATGCTATTAACATAGTGCATGCAAGATCAAGGGCTCCGGCATGGAGCTGTTATTTTGCCTGTAAGTTGACTGGAGCTAAATTTGTCACCACTTTCCATGGTACGTATAATGCTGACAATTATATTAAAAAATATTATAACTCAATAATGCTCAAGGGCGATAAAGTTATAGCTATTTCTAAATTTATTTATAATCATATACTTAAAACTTATAATATTTTAAACGATAAGTTGATTATTATAAATAGGGGTGTAGATCAAGCATATTTTTCTCCTTCTCTTGTTAATGAGCAGAGATTATTTTCTTTAAAACAAAACTTAAAACTTAGTAATAATTTTTTTAAAAATAAAAAGATTATTATTATGCCGGCAAGGTTTACTCGTTGGAAAGGGCATTTATATTTACTTAAAATTTTTAAGCTACTTCAGGAAGAAAACTTCTTATGTTTAATGGTGGGTGCTTCTGAAAGCAGGCATAAGGAATACTTAAAAGAGGTCAGGTTATGTATTAGCAAATATGGCTTAAAAGATAAGGTTATAATTACTGGTGAAGTTAAAGATATGCCTGCTCTATACATGTTAGCGGATTTTGTAATATCTGCTTCCTTAAAACCTGAAGCATTCGGCAGGACTATCATTGAAGCTCAAAGTATGGGTAAAATTATCATTGCAACCAAAGAAGGCGGTGCAACCGAAGAGAGTATTGTTGATAAATCCACAGGGTTTCATATTCCAAGTGATAATGAAAAAGAAGCAAGTAAAGTAGTATTATCTGCTCTAAAGCTATCCCAAGATAAATATAATGAAATAACTTCTAAGGCTTTAAATAATGTAAAGAAAAATTTTACTTTACAGACTATGTGCAATAAGACCTTGGAAGTTTATCAAGCTTTACTCGCTAAGCAATAA
- a CDS encoding ABC transporter transmembrane domain-containing protein produces MSKKNSLNSASPLEPKSKNIKSLKYLIKYIKPYKYQVFLMIIALILTSSSVLIIGRSLQYVIDSGLSQHNPAMLDRALIYLICTIVVLAFSTAARYYLITLVGEKAIADIRRDIYHQILRLSPSFYESNKSGEILSRMTTDTTLLQTVIGTSLSMAMRNFLMLIGGVILLITTSPKLAGMMGLVIPLVILPIVFFGKKMRIYSKLSQDKVAEVSAHTEETINGIKTIQAYTHEEAEKVIFKNKLGEVIDTSLKRIKSRAFLISIVISLVFGSIGLILWVGGHQVLDGTLTPGELSSFIFLAVVAAGAFGALAETMGDLQKAAGATERLVEFLGIAPEIINSKDVILLNNFTGAIKVEDLTFYYPSKKSKASLENISLTIAPNKVTAIVGESGAGKSTIFQLLLRFYDTERDKILLDGTDIKDIQLENLRLQFAYVSQDPLIFSTSAYENILYGNPKASYEEVINASKAAAALEFIEKLPNGFDTYLGEKGVRLSGGQKQRIAIARAFLKNPKVLLLDEATSSLDSKNEKLVQQALENIMQNRTTIIIAHRLSTVRNANTIYVLKEGKLVEHGTHDELINTNGEYNRLVRIQLTNTE; encoded by the coding sequence ATGTCCAAAAAAAATAGTTTAAATTCTGCTTCTCCATTGGAGCCTAAATCAAAAAATATTAAAAGCTTAAAATACTTAATTAAATATATTAAGCCTTATAAGTACCAAGTATTTTTAATGATAATAGCCTTAATTCTCACCTCATCATCAGTATTAATTATAGGTAGAAGCTTACAATATGTCATTGATTCAGGTTTAAGTCAACACAACCCTGCCATGTTGGATAGAGCCTTGATTTATTTGATTTGTACAATAGTGGTACTTGCATTTTCCACTGCTGCGAGATACTACCTCATCACCTTAGTCGGGGAAAAAGCGATCGCTGATATCAGGCGCGATATTTACCATCAAATCCTAAGATTATCACCAAGTTTTTATGAAAGTAATAAGTCAGGAGAAATTCTATCTCGTATGACTACTGATACCACCCTACTTCAAACAGTAATCGGTACCAGTTTATCAATGGCAATGCGTAACTTTTTGATGCTGATTGGCGGGGTGATATTATTAATTACCACTAGCCCTAAACTTGCCGGAATGATGGGGTTAGTTATTCCGCTAGTTATTTTACCAATAGTATTTTTCGGTAAGAAAATGCGCATTTATTCTAAGCTTTCTCAAGATAAAGTTGCAGAAGTCTCAGCTCATACCGAAGAGACGATAAACGGCATAAAAACCATCCAGGCTTATACGCATGAAGAGGCTGAAAAAGTAATTTTTAAGAATAAATTAGGTGAAGTTATAGATACCTCCTTAAAACGGATAAAAAGCAGAGCATTCCTTATTTCAATAGTTATCAGTTTAGTATTCGGTTCAATCGGATTGATTCTATGGGTAGGCGGGCACCAGGTTCTTGATGGGACGCTTACCCCGGGGGAACTTTCCTCTTTTATATTTTTAGCTGTAGTTGCAGCTGGTGCATTCGGTGCTTTAGCGGAAACTATGGGAGATTTACAAAAAGCAGCCGGTGCTACCGAACGCTTAGTAGAATTTTTAGGTATTGCTCCTGAAATAATCAACTCTAAAGATGTAATTCTTTTAAACAACTTTACCGGAGCAATTAAAGTTGAAGACCTTACGTTTTATTATCCTTCTAAGAAAAGCAAAGCAAGCTTAGAGAATATTTCACTTACAATAGCCCCGAATAAGGTAACTGCAATTGTCGGCGAATCCGGTGCAGGCAAGTCAACTATATTTCAGTTATTGCTCAGGTTCTATGACACTGAGAGAGATAAAATTCTGCTCGATGGCACTGATATAAAAGATATTCAACTTGAGAACCTAAGACTACAGTTCGCTTATGTTTCTCAGGATCCTTTAATTTTTTCTACCTCAGCATATGAAAATATACTTTACGGTAACCCCAAAGCCTCCTATGAAGAAGTCATAAATGCAAGTAAAGCTGCTGCTGCATTAGAATTTATAGAAAAGCTTCCCAACGGATTTGATACTTATTTAGGCGAGAAAGGCGTGAGGCTTTCGGGCGGGCAAAAACAACGGATTGCTATAGCCAGAGCTTTCCTTAAAAACCCGAAAGTATTGCTGCTTGATGAAGCAACCTCCTCGCTTGACAGTAAAAATGAGAAATTAGTTCAGCAAGCTTTAGAAAATATTATGCAAAACAGGACTACAATTATCATTGCTCATAGACTTTCAACAGTAAGAAATGCAAACACAATATATGTACTTAAGGAAGGCAAACTTGTTGAGCATGGAACTCATGATGAGCTCATCAATACTAATGGAGAATATAATAGGTTGGTAAGAATACAACTAACAAACACGGAGTAA
- a CDS encoding class I SAM-dependent methyltransferase, with amino-acid sequence MNRAHNLKHNNHKYKKLELTCNLCNSSDHELITSKDYENYKSFKVLCRECGLIYSNPVPTLEGLELYYEQKSERYSGEIFIPKLRRIYRSALRAIYRYNRIKHYLKKGINVLDSSACIGEFVYLLEQKGSNAIGVEHNNYLIQYARNELKINIERHFLDNIKMPKETFNIITAYHILNLCLNPLEVLKKYWSFLKDDGILNLEVPNIDARHIAPYHRFRFKYFYNFNLHTIKMLARRAGFEVVNTIIIPKSMHINMILKKGEPYQDEVSDAQNYMMVRNSIIGYKSLNFLVSPLPYLKAMDNIKKYMVLNKAVKEYSSGKEILDDCFAKIPEFK; translated from the coding sequence ATGAATAGAGCGCATAATTTAAAACATAATAACCACAAATATAAAAAGCTAGAACTTACTTGCAACTTATGTAACTCATCTGATCATGAATTAATAACAAGTAAAGATTATGAGAATTATAAAAGTTTTAAAGTACTGTGCCGTGAATGCGGGTTAATTTATAGCAATCCCGTCCCTACCCTTGAAGGGTTAGAACTTTACTATGAGCAAAAAAGTGAGAGATATTCCGGTGAAATTTTTATTCCGAAACTAAGAAGAATTTATCGTTCAGCTTTAAGAGCAATTTATCGCTATAACCGTATAAAACATTATTTAAAAAAAGGTATAAATGTTTTAGATAGCAGCGCATGCATCGGGGAATTTGTTTATTTACTCGAGCAGAAAGGAAGCAATGCCATCGGTGTTGAACATAACAATTATCTTATTCAATATGCTAGAAATGAGCTTAAAATTAATATAGAAAGGCATTTTTTAGATAATATTAAAATGCCCAAGGAAACTTTTAACATTATAACCGCATATCACATTTTGAATTTATGTCTAAATCCTTTAGAGGTACTAAAAAAGTATTGGAGTTTTTTAAAGGATGACGGAATTTTGAACCTTGAGGTACCTAATATTGATGCAAGGCATATTGCCCCATACCATAGATTTCGGTTTAAATACTTTTATAATTTTAATCTCCATACAATAAAAATGTTAGCAAGGAGAGCAGGATTTGAGGTGGTAAATACAATAATTATTCCCAAGAGCATGCATATAAATATGATACTTAAGAAAGGTGAACCTTATCAAGATGAGGTTAGTGATGCTCAGAACTATATGATGGTCAGGAATTCTATTATAGGGTATAAAAGCTTAAATTTTCTGGTTTCACCGTTGCCTTATTTAAAAGCAATGGACAATATAAAAAAATATATGGTTTTAAACAAAGCGGTTAAAGAATATTCTTCCGGTAAAGAAATATTGGATGATTGCTTTGCTAAAATACCTGAATTTAAGTAA
- the recG gene encoding ATP-dependent DNA helicase RecG codes for MPNPLLLNLFWEVRKLKNIGSKRAEAYHRLGLQNIRDLIFYFPYQIIDRRYSPALSEVLNGSIITVEVTVEEHKFNISRNKRTPQKIICSNESGKLTVIYFNANLNHLKETFGIGRTILVSGKVEYNNGELQMVHPDIVANPTEVDRVKILEPVYHSTYGLNSRFLNLTIQNTLKFIPTLPEWLPQGLLDKHGWISWLSSLQHAHYPEHEDEVTGDSKYKQRLAFDELLATQLALSLARKHYQKQSKPKLNFHGVLTDKLYKQLPFDLTDGQKQAIKEIESDQKSPYRMARLVLGDVGCGKTLVALCAMLNCVEGGKQAALMAPTEVLAKQHFVKLTELCEKLGLKVELLISKMPASKRKEVLESIASHTAHIVIGTHALFQENVQFAALGLSVIDEQQRFGVEQRASLSKKGIAPDFLMMSATPIPRTLCMVNYGDLDLSIIKDKPAMREPIQTSVISSNKIPELLERIKDAVESGEKIYWICPLIEESESLDLSYIEDRFSILDELLPKKTGIIHGKMQGIERDKTMLEFLEGKISVLVATTVIEVGVDVSDATIMVIENAERFGLSQLHQLRGRIGRGNKKSHCILVYKYPATQTAKQRLNIMKESNDGFVIAEEDLKIRGSGEILGTKQSGLPSFKTCNLNYHYNLIPEANALARKVAEDDPDLKHPANQKLKLLLKLYEQDKSVNYIKNN; via the coding sequence ATGCCTAACCCTTTACTGTTAAACTTGTTTTGGGAAGTAAGGAAACTTAAAAACATTGGTTCTAAGAGAGCTGAGGCTTACCATAGATTGGGGCTTCAAAATATTCGTGATTTAATTTTTTATTTTCCTTATCAAATAATTGATAGACGTTATTCTCCTGCCCTATCTGAAGTTTTAAACGGCAGTATAATTACAGTAGAAGTCACGGTTGAAGAACATAAATTTAATATTTCACGTAACAAAAGAACTCCTCAGAAAATTATTTGCTCAAATGAGAGCGGCAAGCTTACCGTAATTTACTTTAATGCCAACCTGAATCACCTAAAAGAGACCTTTGGGATCGGCAGAACAATTTTGGTTAGCGGCAAAGTCGAGTACAATAATGGAGAGCTGCAAATGGTTCACCCCGATATAGTAGCTAACCCGACGGAGGTAGATAGGGTAAAAATCTTAGAACCGGTTTATCATTCTACATATGGTCTTAACTCAAGATTCTTAAATTTAACAATACAAAATACCCTAAAATTTATTCCTACCCTTCCCGAGTGGCTGCCTCAGGGTTTACTTGATAAACACGGATGGATTTCCTGGCTTAGTTCATTACAACATGCGCATTATCCCGAACATGAAGATGAAGTTACCGGAGATAGTAAATATAAGCAACGTTTAGCTTTTGATGAACTACTTGCTACTCAGCTTGCATTAAGCCTGGCAAGGAAGCATTACCAAAAGCAAAGTAAGCCGAAATTAAACTTTCATGGAGTACTAACTGATAAGCTTTACAAACAGCTTCCCTTTGACCTCACGGATGGACAAAAACAAGCGATAAAGGAAATCGAAAGTGACCAAAAATCACCATACCGGATGGCACGTTTAGTTCTAGGTGATGTCGGGTGCGGAAAAACCTTAGTCGCACTATGTGCAATGCTTAATTGTGTAGAAGGCGGGAAGCAAGCTGCGCTTATGGCTCCTACCGAAGTTCTGGCCAAACAGCATTTTGTAAAATTAACTGAGCTTTGTGAGAAGCTCGGATTAAAAGTTGAATTATTAATCAGTAAAATGCCTGCATCCAAACGCAAAGAGGTATTAGAGAGCATTGCAAGCCACACAGCTCATATTGTTATCGGAACCCATGCATTGTTTCAAGAGAATGTACAATTTGCCGCCCTAGGTCTCTCAGTAATAGATGAGCAGCAAAGATTCGGAGTAGAACAAAGAGCTTCCTTAAGTAAAAAAGGTATAGCACCAGATTTTTTAATGATGTCGGCAACTCCTATCCCGCGTACGTTATGCATGGTTAATTACGGTGATCTCGATCTCTCAATCATTAAAGATAAACCCGCCATGCGGGAACCTATTCAAACTTCGGTAATTTCATCAAATAAAATACCCGAGCTTTTAGAAAGAATAAAAGATGCGGTAGAGAGCGGAGAGAAGATATATTGGATATGTCCGCTTATTGAAGAATCCGAGTCTTTGGACCTTTCTTATATAGAAGATAGATTTTCTATTTTGGATGAATTATTACCTAAAAAAACAGGAATTATTCACGGTAAGATGCAGGGCATAGAACGTGATAAAACTATGCTTGAGTTTTTAGAGGGTAAAATTAGCGTACTAGTTGCAACTACCGTGATTGAAGTAGGCGTTGATGTTAGTGATGCAACTATCATGGTGATAGAAAATGCTGAAAGATTCGGCTTATCACAATTACATCAGTTAAGAGGGAGAATTGGCAGAGGAAATAAGAAATCACATTGTATTTTAGTATACAAATACCCGGCGACCCAAACCGCCAAACAACGGCTCAATATTATGAAAGAATCTAATGACGGATTCGTAATTGCCGAGGAAGATTTAAAAATCCGAGGCAGCGGTGAAATTTTAGGTACTAAGCAAAGCGGCTTGCCTTCGTTTAAAACCTGTAATTTAAACTATCACTATAATTTAATTCCTGAAGCTAATGCATTAGCACGAAAAGTAGCTGAAGATGACCCTGATCTTAAACATCCGGCAAATCAAAAACTTAAACTGCTCCTTAAGCTTTATGAGCAGGACAAAAGCGTTAATTATATTAAGAATAATTAA
- a CDS encoding efflux RND transporter permease subunit has translation MKLPVFFIKRPVFATIINILIVIIGLLAFKNISLREYPDITTPEITIRIPYPNASAEVVESEIAFTAENELAGINGLTKIKSSSTYGEAKISLKFSEEVEFSKALSDVREKVATMRSMLPKDIKEPQIYENNDDDDPFYYISITNPNKSSEELIHFAFLNIQNNLIGIPGVADAQIWGASYSMQITLNRNKLYLYKINVSDILDKLKLYATNLPAGKINDSIPITLDISCLNEQDFSNIVIKNQGSTNITLKDIADIKLKGKEDFRIRINGKPGIMIAVKKTINSNPLKVSEQLTKKLEKIRQTLPADYAITSEYDKSDFIRFSLSNVKNSIIEAVILVVLIIFLFLRNIRAALIPLITIPICLAGCVAILDMLGFSLNTLTLLAMVLSIGLVVDDAIVILENIYKYIEAGKSPLKAAKEGSKEIGFAVVAMTFTLSSVFIPLAFMQGSIGKLFIEFAVALAGSVVISGIVALTLSPMLAAKVLKPGSHNILPKIDLIIYQIETKYQTLLSKILPKKILLSITLVLLIVGSAIIYNFIPKEMAPKEDRGIVGAFIQKLSGISLNEFDDYSIRVERASDSISEINKKVAFISKHGSQIVNVLNDWSKRKRSAKEVKEEYQEKAKLIPSVQTSVWSEDSNLPGMESDNRGEINFIVKTTLSYLELIKTLDGMVNTLKKNPLFKEATHNLELNNIGYDLRFDKYKFSQLNILPQHISDLLAVSFDDKYVQNFLKDGISYNVNLSSDYKPKNINEIYIFNNNIPVSIGGFSELKLSAKANELRHHNQMRAAKINIELKPEVNFDQAYKEINNFIHNINEPGIIIDLGEKLERFRHTYLQMLFLIALAIFFIYAVLAIQFESFIDPLIIIFTVPLGCFGALLFTKLSGNSINIFSQIGIITLIGLISKHGIMIVEFANNIVKERNASCMDAVIEASKLRLRPIMMTTFAMVFGSFPLILSFGAGAEARNAIGYVLVGGLTIGTIFTLIIIPFMYIALKALNKKNLTIT, from the coding sequence ATGAAACTACCGGTTTTTTTTATTAAGAGACCTGTTTTTGCTACAATTATAAATATTTTAATTGTAATTATCGGGTTATTGGCCTTTAAAAATATCAGCCTACGTGAATATCCCGATATAACTACTCCTGAAATAACTATTAGAATTCCTTACCCTAATGCAAGTGCTGAAGTAGTTGAATCGGAAATAGCTTTTACTGCGGAAAATGAACTCGCAGGTATTAACGGCTTAACTAAGATTAAATCATCTTCTACTTACGGAGAAGCTAAAATATCTCTAAAATTCTCCGAAGAAGTTGAGTTCAGCAAAGCCCTTTCCGATGTTAGAGAGAAAGTTGCAACCATGCGAAGCATGTTACCTAAAGATATAAAAGAACCTCAAATTTATGAAAATAACGACGATGACGATCCTTTTTATTATATCTCAATTACTAACCCCAATAAGAGCTCGGAAGAACTAATACATTTTGCTTTTCTCAACATACAAAATAATCTAATCGGCATTCCGGGCGTAGCTGATGCTCAAATTTGGGGTGCTTCTTATTCAATGCAAATCACCCTAAACCGTAATAAATTATATTTATATAAAATTAATGTATCTGATATACTTGATAAGCTGAAATTATATGCGACCAACCTTCCGGCCGGAAAAATTAATGATTCGATTCCGATTACATTAGATATTTCATGCCTTAATGAGCAAGATTTCAGCAATATTGTTATTAAAAATCAGGGCTCAACTAACATTACCCTAAAAGACATTGCAGATATAAAGTTAAAAGGAAAAGAGGACTTTAGGATTAGAATAAACGGCAAGCCCGGAATTATGATAGCAGTTAAGAAAACTATAAATTCCAACCCCCTTAAAGTTTCCGAGCAGCTAACTAAAAAATTAGAAAAGATCCGCCAAACTCTCCCTGCCGATTATGCAATAACTTCGGAATATGATAAAAGTGATTTTATTCGCTTTTCCTTAAGTAATGTAAAAAACTCTATTATAGAAGCAGTTATTCTTGTTGTGCTTATTATATTCCTTTTCCTAAGAAATATAAGAGCAGCATTAATCCCGCTTATTACCATCCCGATATGCTTAGCAGGATGTGTTGCTATTTTGGATATGTTGGGGTTTTCTTTGAACACTTTAACTTTACTTGCAATGGTGCTTTCTATCGGCTTAGTAGTGGATGATGCAATTGTCATTCTAGAAAATATATATAAATATATTGAGGCGGGAAAATCTCCTCTTAAAGCTGCGAAAGAGGGAAGTAAAGAGATCGGATTTGCGGTTGTTGCAATGACTTTTACTTTAAGTAGCGTGTTTATACCGCTTGCCTTTATGCAAGGAAGTATCGGAAAACTATTTATTGAATTTGCAGTAGCGCTTGCAGGAAGTGTTGTGATTTCCGGAATAGTTGCACTCACTCTTTCTCCTATGCTGGCAGCAAAAGTTTTAAAACCCGGCAGTCATAATATTCTACCTAAGATTGATCTTATAATTTATCAAATTGAGACTAAATACCAAACTCTATTATCAAAAATTTTACCTAAGAAAATATTATTATCAATTACACTTGTTCTATTAATAGTAGGAAGTGCAATCATATATAACTTTATTCCGAAAGAAATGGCACCTAAGGAAGACCGAGGAATAGTGGGAGCATTCATACAAAAATTATCCGGCATTTCTTTAAATGAATTTGATGATTATAGCATTCGTGTAGAAAGAGCTTCAGATAGTATTAGCGAAATAAATAAGAAAGTTGCTTTTATTTCTAAGCATGGCAGCCAAATTGTAAATGTGCTCAACGATTGGTCGAAGCGGAAGCGTTCCGCAAAAGAAGTAAAAGAAGAATATCAGGAAAAAGCAAAATTAATACCTTCGGTGCAAACCTCCGTTTGGAGCGAAGATAGTAACTTACCGGGCATGGAATCCGATAATCGCGGAGAAATAAATTTTATTGTTAAAACAACGCTTAGCTACCTAGAGTTAATAAAAACACTTGATGGCATGGTTAATACCTTAAAGAAGAACCCTCTTTTTAAAGAAGCAACTCATAACCTGGAATTAAATAATATAGGCTATGATTTAAGATTTGATAAGTATAAATTTTCTCAACTTAATATTTTACCTCAACACATATCTGATTTGTTAGCTGTTTCTTTTGACGATAAATATGTTCAAAACTTTTTAAAAGACGGTATTTCTTATAATGTTAATTTGTCTTCAGATTATAAACCGAAAAATATCAATGAGATTTATATATTTAATAATAATATACCGGTTTCTATCGGAGGCTTTTCCGAGCTTAAATTAAGCGCTAAAGCGAATGAGTTAAGGCATCATAATCAAATGCGTGCAGCTAAAATCAATATCGAATTAAAGCCTGAGGTTAATTTTGACCAAGCATATAAAGAAATTAATAACTTTATACATAATATTAATGAGCCGGGCATTATTATTGATTTAGGTGAAAAGCTAGAAAGATTCCGGCATACTTATTTACAAATGTTATTCCTTATAGCGCTTGCCATATTTTTTATTTATGCGGTTTTGGCAATTCAATTTGAAAGCTTTATCGATCCCTTGATTATCATCTTTACCGTACCCCTCGGTTGCTTTGGAGCGCTGTTATTTACTAAGCTTAGCGGCAACAGTATAAATATTTTCAGTCAAATTGGGATTATTACTCTAATCGGTTTAATTTCAAAGCATGGTATTATGATTGTTGAGTTTGCCAATAATATTGTAAAAGAGAGAAATGCTTCCTGTATGGATGCAGTAATTGAAGCTTCAAAACTACGCTTAAGACCTATAATGATGACAACTTTTGCAATGGTTTTCGGTTCATTCCCGTTAATTTTATCCTTTGGAGCAGGCGCTGAAGCAAGAAATGCAATCGGTTATGTTCTAGTCGGCGGTTTAACCATAGGAACAATATTTACCCTAATTATAATTCCTTTCATGTATATTGCTTTAAAAGCCTTAAATAAAAAAAACTTAACCATTACTTAA